In Flammeovirgaceae bacterium 311, one DNA window encodes the following:
- a CDS encoding aminopeptidase N (COG0308 Aminopeptidase N), giving the protein MHFFLYWGKQTFFFMILRMLSLACIAAIVTTSCAGPSEQTANEPTTSKVVQDIHSHARPDQAVVKHLNWDAKIDFGKKEIEAVARLDIEATRGTNELILDSKGLEIERVTLGEQEEMGTFEIGAFNEHMGSPLKIKIKPNTKRVNVYYKTGPDAEALQWLAPEQTAGKEHPFLFTQSQAILARSWVPIQDSPGIRFTYEATVQVPPALMALMSAENPTRRNVSGIYKFKMDQPIPAYLLALSVGDLEFSSISARTGVYAEPSMIKESAYEFAELDKMLVAAEELYGPYRWERYDLIVLPPSFPFGGMENPRLTFATPTILAGDRSLTSLVAHELAHSWSGNLVTNATWNDFWLNEGFTVYFERRIMESLYGKDYADMLAVLGRHDLEETVALLKQENKAADTKLYLSLEGRSPDDGMTDVAYEKGYFLLRYLEDQVGREKWDAFLREYFDKNAFSTMTTEAFLTYLSDNLLKPNNLSADELGLERWVYEEGLPDSMPVVTSERFQQVEQALEQWRGGTPASQLDTNDWSSHEWLHFIRNLPETLSQQQLTELDAAFGFTNSGNSEILAAWFIHAIAHDYEPAYAALDRFLNKVGRRKFLAPIYRKLAETEKGKELALNIYRRARTNYHFVSVSSIDKIVGYKELQEKDK; this is encoded by the coding sequence ATGCATTTTTTCCTATATTGGGGCAAACAAACCTTTTTCTTTATGATTCTTAGGATGCTGTCTCTGGCTTGTATAGCAGCTATAGTTACCACCAGCTGTGCCGGACCAAGCGAACAAACTGCTAATGAACCTACTACATCTAAAGTTGTGCAAGATATTCATTCTCATGCCCGCCCCGATCAGGCTGTTGTAAAGCACCTGAACTGGGATGCCAAAATAGATTTTGGAAAAAAGGAAATAGAAGCTGTAGCGCGTTTAGACATTGAAGCTACCCGCGGAACCAATGAGCTAATCCTGGACTCCAAGGGACTGGAGATAGAGCGTGTAACCCTTGGTGAGCAGGAAGAAATGGGCACTTTTGAGATCGGTGCGTTCAATGAACACATGGGCAGCCCCCTTAAAATAAAGATCAAACCTAACACAAAGCGGGTTAACGTTTACTACAAAACAGGCCCCGATGCCGAAGCCCTGCAATGGCTGGCCCCGGAGCAGACGGCAGGCAAAGAGCATCCATTCCTTTTTACCCAATCTCAGGCCATACTGGCCCGCAGCTGGGTGCCTATACAAGACTCACCCGGCATACGCTTTACCTACGAAGCTACCGTGCAGGTACCGCCAGCACTGATGGCACTCATGAGTGCCGAAAACCCAACGCGGCGTAATGTGTCTGGTATCTATAAATTTAAAATGGACCAGCCCATTCCGGCCTACCTGCTGGCTCTGTCCGTAGGCGATCTGGAATTTTCGTCTATCAGCGCCCGTACCGGGGTGTATGCAGAGCCCTCTATGATCAAAGAATCTGCCTATGAATTTGCAGAACTGGATAAAATGCTGGTAGCAGCAGAAGAGCTCTACGGCCCCTACCGCTGGGAGCGCTACGACCTGATAGTATTGCCTCCCAGCTTTCCTTTCGGAGGCATGGAAAATCCACGCTTAACCTTTGCCACGCCAACTATTCTGGCCGGCGACCGCTCGCTGACCTCACTGGTTGCACATGAGCTGGCGCATAGCTGGAGCGGTAATCTGGTAACTAATGCTACCTGGAATGATTTCTGGCTGAATGAGGGCTTTACCGTCTACTTTGAGCGGCGTATTATGGAGTCTCTGTATGGCAAAGATTACGCTGACATGTTGGCAGTACTTGGCAGACATGACCTGGAAGAAACAGTAGCCCTGCTTAAACAAGAAAATAAGGCAGCAGATACAAAACTGTATCTCAGCCTGGAGGGGCGGAGCCCCGATGATGGCATGACAGACGTTGCCTATGAAAAAGGCTATTTCCTGCTGCGGTACCTGGAAGATCAGGTAGGCCGTGAAAAGTGGGATGCATTCCTGCGGGAATATTTCGATAAGAATGCCTTCAGCACCATGACAACAGAGGCCTTCCTGACCTATCTGTCTGATAATTTATTGAAACCCAATAACCTGAGTGCAGATGAGCTTGGCCTAGAGCGTTGGGTTTATGAGGAGGGGCTGCCAGATAGCATGCCAGTGGTTACTTCAGAACGCTTTCAGCAGGTAGAGCAGGCGCTGGAGCAATGGAGGGGAGGCACTCCTGCCAGCCAGCTGGATACCAACGACTGGTCGTCGCATGAGTGGCTGCACTTTATCCGCAACCTGCCCGAAACGCTAAGCCAGCAGCAGCTGACCGAACTGGATGCCGCCTTTGGATTTACCAATTCCGGTAACTCTGAAATATTGGCAGCATGGTTTATACACGCCATCGCCCATGATTATGAGCCTGCTTATGCAGCCTTAGACCGCTTTTTAAATAAGGTAGGGCGCCGTAAGTTTTTAGCTCCTATCTATAGAAAGTTAGCAGAAACAGAAAAAGGTAAAGAGCTGGCACTCAACATCTATCGCAGGGCCCGAACTAACTATCACTTTGTGTCAGTAAGCTCTATCGATAAAATAGTGGGGTATAAAGAATTACAGGAGAAGGATAAATGA
- a CDS encoding ompa/motb domain protein (COG0457 FOG: TPR repeat), whose amino-acid sequence MRKNQFLNLLALLLVLLVASCSPYKKGLQSYQLGEYQVAIEQFKKAGDNNPKANFYIAESYRLSNRIGEAEPYYAAALQGDLQDEEARFYYGYALKANSKYTEARQQFQNYLQSSPRNEEFKQRSNKELSNLQALSDILSREPVFQIKHLPEINTPESEYGAVARGNELYFTSSRSSDKTNKATGKSFTNLYKANVGQAMEVVPTTVQELPAAFNLPDRAEGTIAFSPDGNTMVFARGNAKGKKGGEEVNLYISYFRNEQWSEPQILPINDLRSWDSTPAFSRNGKTLYFASNRRGGMGGVDLYSAQLDARGNWGRVQNLGKDINTAGNEMFPYVSVDNRLYFSSDGHPGLGGLDLFIATRRDGKVYIENLSEPMNSPADDFGLSYFTLDKGYFSSNRDGGAGDDDIYAFINNSPDLKIVNYYLAGVTYTTDENNKQVILPNVQVRLMDNEQRQQDVVVSDEQGRFRFQLEEGVPQFLIIGERQDYFTTRKEISMEGRYLDRTKLKEFKTDTTYYADLLLDKIVLDKAIVLENIYYDFDKAEIRQDAARELDKLVTVLKDNPQLVIELSSHTDSRGDVAYNIDLSQRRAESAVQYIIANGVDARRIAARGYGKTRPIIENAETEDEHQINRRTEFKVTEITPEAQVVRPQEDAAEEEGVPVIVDPEQQQTPARQRESKPEKPRKPERDAVFDELNGDGR is encoded by the coding sequence ATGAGAAAGAATCAATTTTTAAATCTGTTAGCCTTACTGTTGGTGCTCCTGGTGGCAAGCTGTAGTCCTTACAAAAAGGGTTTACAAAGTTATCAGCTGGGAGAGTATCAGGTAGCAATTGAGCAGTTTAAAAAAGCGGGAGATAATAACCCCAAGGCCAATTTCTATATAGCCGAATCCTACAGATTATCTAACCGTATTGGTGAGGCAGAGCCTTATTATGCTGCTGCACTGCAGGGCGACCTGCAAGACGAAGAAGCCCGCTTCTACTATGGCTATGCCCTGAAGGCCAACAGCAAGTATACCGAAGCCCGTCAGCAGTTCCAGAACTACCTGCAGAGTTCGCCCAGAAACGAAGAGTTTAAGCAGCGTTCAAACAAGGAGCTAAGTAACCTGCAGGCCCTAAGCGACATCTTAAGCCGCGAGCCTGTATTTCAAATAAAGCACCTGCCCGAAATAAACACGCCGGAATCTGAATATGGTGCTGTTGCCCGCGGAAACGAATTATACTTTACCTCTTCGCGCAGCAGCGATAAAACGAACAAGGCTACCGGTAAATCTTTCACCAACCTGTACAAGGCAAATGTAGGCCAGGCCATGGAAGTAGTACCTACAACGGTACAGGAACTTCCGGCTGCCTTTAACCTCCCCGATCGTGCAGAAGGTACCATTGCTTTCAGCCCCGATGGCAATACCATGGTATTTGCCAGAGGCAATGCCAAAGGCAAAAAAGGAGGAGAAGAAGTAAATCTGTACATCAGCTATTTCCGCAATGAGCAGTGGTCTGAGCCCCAGATTCTGCCCATCAATGACCTGCGTTCCTGGGATAGCACGCCTGCTTTTAGCCGCAATGGCAAAACCCTCTACTTTGCCTCCAACCGCCGTGGTGGTATGGGTGGTGTAGACCTCTATTCCGCCCAGCTGGATGCCAGAGGAAACTGGGGCAGGGTACAAAATCTCGGTAAAGATATCAATACCGCAGGCAACGAAATGTTTCCCTATGTATCGGTAGATAACAGGCTTTATTTCAGCTCAGATGGCCACCCCGGCCTTGGTGGACTTGATCTCTTTATTGCTACCCGCCGCGATGGCAAGGTTTACATCGAGAACCTTAGTGAGCCCATGAACAGCCCGGCCGATGATTTTGGCCTGAGCTACTTTACCCTCGATAAAGGTTACTTCTCCAGCAACAGAGATGGTGGTGCCGGCGATGATGATATCTATGCGTTCATCAACAACTCCCCAGACCTGAAGATTGTAAACTACTACCTGGCAGGTGTAACCTACACCACCGACGAAAACAACAAGCAGGTAATTTTACCTAATGTACAGGTGCGCCTGATGGATAATGAGCAACGCCAGCAGGATGTTGTAGTATCTGATGAACAGGGCCGCTTCCGCTTTCAGCTGGAAGAAGGTGTACCGCAGTTCCTGATTATTGGTGAGCGCCAGGATTACTTTACCACCCGTAAAGAAATCTCTATGGAAGGCCGTTACCTTGATCGCACTAAGCTGAAGGAATTCAAGACAGATACTACCTATTATGCAGATCTGCTCCTTGACAAGATCGTACTGGATAAAGCTATTGTGCTTGAAAACATTTATTACGATTTTGATAAAGCAGAAATCAGGCAGGATGCTGCCAGGGAGCTGGATAAGCTGGTAACCGTACTCAAAGACAACCCTCAGCTGGTTATTGAGCTAAGCTCTCATACCGACTCCCGCGGTGATGTGGCCTACAACATAGACCTTTCGCAGCGCCGTGCAGAATCTGCCGTGCAGTATATTATTGCCAATGGTGTAGATGCCAGGCGTATTGCAGCCCGAGGCTATGGCAAAACAAGGCCAATCATCGAAAATGCAGAAACCGAAGACGAGCACCAGATTAACCGCCGTACTGAATTTAAAGTAACCGAAATTACACCAGAGGCACAGGTGGTAAGGCCGCAGGAGGATGCAGCAGAGGAAGAAGGCGTTCCGGTAATTGTTGACCCCGAGCAACAACAGACTCCGGCAAGACAAAGAGAGTCTAAACCGGAAAAACCCAGGAAACCAGAGCGTGATGCCGTATTCGACGAACTGAATGGCGACGGCAGATAA
- a CDS encoding response regulator receiver protein (COG0784 FOG: CheY-like receiver) has protein sequence MSQEKINHILLVDDDEIHSNLCYELILRAGIANNVTIFNDAEEALSYLRNNVGNTEGLPDLIFLDINMPFMDGWDFLDSYEEFRAKMGKDIMLILLTSSVYKNDIEKAKQYKAVAEYIKTPISIDKLIQTRNDYFKHLKTA, from the coding sequence ATGAGCCAGGAGAAGATTAACCACATTTTGCTTGTAGACGACGATGAGATCCATAGCAACCTTTGCTATGAGCTTATCCTGCGTGCAGGGATTGCCAACAACGTTACCATATTTAACGATGCGGAAGAGGCACTCTCCTACCTGAGAAATAATGTAGGAAATACGGAGGGGCTTCCAGACCTTATTTTTCTGGATATCAATATGCCCTTTATGGATGGCTGGGATTTTCTGGATTCCTACGAGGAGTTCAGGGCAAAAATGGGAAAAGATATTATGCTGATCCTGCTTACCTCATCTGTTTATAAAAACGATATTGAGAAAGCCAAACAGTATAAGGCGGTGGCAGAGTATATCAAAACACCCATCTCTATCGATAAGCTGATCCAGACAAGGAACGATTATTTCAAGCATTTAAAAACTGCATAA